Part of the Triticum urartu cultivar G1812 chromosome 2, Tu2.1, whole genome shotgun sequence genome, GGACGGCTGGCTTGATCCGCTCGGGGTCGAGGTGAGTGCCTCTGCGAGAGGAGGCAGATCGGGAGGAGGTAGATGCTGGTTGCGTGCGGGTGGATGGAGGAGCTCGGGCGTGGAATGGATCAAGGGGAAGGTGGAGGCTGGTTGGGGGGGAACTGGCAGGGGAGATCCCAAGGGGAATTTGGtgtagtggcggcggcggcgatgggtgGATGGGACATGAGGcctaaaatttagggttaggtcctAAATTAGACTAGGGAGTCTATATATATAGGGAAAGAGGGGAGTTTGGATCATCTGATTGAAATTCGACAGTCGAGAATAAATGGGTTAGGAAATCCAAATGataaaacggtgatgttttgtagatgtttggggatgatccggatccaacggccgggtcgggtccgggacagattTCGGATGCGCGCGGGAGGAGGTCCACGGACTGACGAGAGAGattaggtagggcctggcggtaggtagtggactgtgcagaagggctcgagctgagagaagagaagagagagaggcccggcgactgtttccggagaccgaaaacgtccgacgttagaccggctataatgccgctataatttaacgttggggcatcaaacgaactccgattgcgatgaaacttggcaggcggtctacctacaccaAAACcagaccgcacgccaactctcaacccaatccgagaacattttccggccacttataaaatactatctCGGACATGTCGCGgacgcgtgcaagtgtggttgggctcagaacggacaacggagagaactcggagaacccggacgaatgcaagttttgaaaaacatgaagATGCTAAgcaaatgatgacatgatgaaatgcaacacgcaagcaaatgacatggcaacacaGCAActaactagaggacacctggcacatcggtcttggggcgttacagaGCGTCTCCAATAGACGATCCATATGTAAAAATAACTAACTTTTGGAGCTTCGAGAGCAAAAAGCGCTGCTCCAACAGACGGTCCATATGTAAAAAAAATTGGATCACCGCCTTCCGAAGATGTAAAATTGAAAACTTCGTGATGCAAATTTACATCACGAGATACAACTGATGTAAAACCGCGGTCGCCCGCCAAATGACCAACCACCAGATCATTCTCCTTCCGCCACGTGACTACCCGCCCGTGACCCGCCCGCCGCAGCTCCCCGCTCGGCCGCCGGCCCGCCGTAGATCCAGCCCCCCGACACCGGTTCCACCCCGCCTGGGCCACTGCCTGCCGTCGCGCCGCCCCATCGTGTCCGCCTCCACTCTGGCCGCCTCCTCCCCGCCCCAACCCCGTCCGCCTTCTCTCCGCCCGCCTCCGCCTCTGGTCAGTCATCCATCCGGCCCCGCTCCGTCGGCCTCTGCCCGGCCCCGCTCTGCCCACCTCCTCTCCGGGCGCCTCCGCCTCTGGTTCGTCCGCCGCCCCATGTCGTCCACCTCCGCCCCGCGCCGCACACCACTGCCCCACTCCGTCCTCCTCCGCCCGCACCGCACGCTGTCGTCCTGCTCCGTCCGCCTCCGTCCCGCTCCAcacgccgccgccccgctcccCGCTCGGCCGCAGCTCTGACTCGCTCCTCGCTCGGCCACCGCCCGCTCATCGATGTCGCCAAAGAAGACGCCGAAGGGAAATTCCGGTTTCTTCGGTGTAAGGATGAAGCTCTCCGGGAACTTCGGAGTGGAGTTCTCCTATGTCGGGTGGAGTTGGTGGCTCGGCACGTATCCCACCGCCAATGAGGCCGCGTGTGCCTACGACGTGGCGGTGTAGCGTGCCAGACGGCCGAAGACGGACTTCAACTTCCCGGAGGTCGAGTCCCAGCAGGTGGCGGAATGGCTCGTGCCGCAGGGCAACAGGATGGAGGAGATGCCGGCGAAGAAGGCGAAGAAGAGACCGGCAGTTGTCGTCGCTCCCGGCGAGAGTGACGAGGTGATGATGGATTGGTTTGCGTGAGAGCATCCGCAGTACGTCCAGGCCGAGCTGGAGCACTAGTGGAAGCACGACGTCGAGGCGAAAAAGAAGGGGGTGAAGAAGGAGGACGAGGCTGGCCCCTCGACTGTGATCCCTATCGAGTCGTCGGATGAGGACTGGGGTCActccgaggaggaggacgaggggtGCGATGACCCGACCAAGGACGAGTTCTGGGAGCAATTCTGTAGCTCCAACGACGAGGAATAGTTTCATCTAGTAGTTAGAATAAGTAGTAGTTGAATTTGTGTATGAAACTATGTTGAATTTCATGTTTGAACTATGTTGAGATGAATTAGTATTTGGTCATTTTAATCTTCATTTTGGACCATCTATTAGAGTTGCTCTTTTATTTCCATCTCCATTTGGACCATCTGTTGGAGTTGAGCCTTTTTCGAAGATGTAAAAAGCACTTTTTGGTGCTCCAAATTTGGACCATCGCCGGTTTGGAGCACCAAAAtatacatcatctattggagatgctcttagttgCACCCTAGGGCTTGGAGGGGCTGTTTCCCATgcccctccacctatatatagaggggaggGGTGCCCCAAGAGGACACACCAAGCCCTTggcgcctctctctctctctctcccgttaCTCCGTAGCTCCACCGCCTCGTCCTGGTGACGCTTAGCGAAGCGCTGTCAGTGgtccaccaccaccatcaccaccacgctgtcgtgttGATTGTGATCCCATCTACTTATCCTCTCccgcttgctggatcaagaaggaggagacgccATCAAGCCGcgcgtgtgctaaactcggaggtgtcgtccgttcgacACTAGATTGGTTGGATCGTGATTGGATGCgaagagtacgactacatcaaccacgttgataaacgcttccgcttagagatctacaagggcatgtagatgctctccccctctcattgctatgcatctccatggatagatcttgcgcgtgcgtagaattttttattttccatgcaacgttccccaacactagcAGGCTCATCAGAGAGGTGAACATCCATCAGCCTTCTCACCAGATGCAACCATGCTACCCATCGGTCTCCTACCAAAGATCTTCAGAATTGAATGTTTAAAGGGTTGGACTATAGTATTGTAGCAACATAAGAGTCCTTGCGTTGGACAAAATTATACAGAGACAGATATTGTGTGGCTAAAGGTGTCTCCCTAACTAGGTATCCTCACAGAATCTAGTTGAATTACCGTTTCCAATGATGAATTGAGTTCTATGGAAGAAAGGTGCTTTCGTTCTCATTAGCCCCTTCTAGAAAGGTGAGTCATTAGGTCTAACGGTAAACTGGACCAAGGTCTTAGATTGCAAGTACTTATTACACAAAATTTGTACCCACGTACCTTCGGTCCTAACAAAGAGCCTGCACAGCCATTTACTGAGCAGACTTCTGTTCTTTACCTCTAAATTCTCAATTTCGAGACCACCCTAATCCTTCAGCCCACAAATAATACCCCATTTGGTAAGCATGTACTTTCTCTTTATTTCGTCGCTATGCCAAAAGAATCGTGATCGATAGAAGTCCAACCTTTTCCGTACGACCGTACCCCTACAGGCACTTCAAAGAAAGACAAAAGAAACATCGGCATACTCGTGAGTACTGAGTTTATCAGTATCAGCCGACCTTCATATAACATAAGCTTACCCTTCCAGCAGCTTAGTTTTTTTCAAATCGATCTTCAATACATTTCCGCGTATAACATAAGAAAATTTACTCCATCCGTTTCAAAATACTTGTCACAGTTTTAGTTCAAGGAGGAAATAGTAATTAAAAAGGTAAAAAAAATCTGATCTTTTTTTAAATAAAGTTGACCTTCTATTGTACTTGTAAAAATATTTCTGCAGAGTGAAACCCCTGTTGACTACCGAAGAAAAAAATTAAGGCCAAATAGGTGTGAATAGTACCTTGTAGCAAAAAAAAGAATTCCTTGAAGTCAATGGGGATTTTTCCTTCGCGAAAATTTAACTAGTGCAAAAGAAAGACAAGTTTATTCCAAAAAATGTTGCAGAATTTTTTGACTTCTCCGTTAATGTTTTTCCCATACGGTGTATACACTCGAGAATCGAAGGGCATTTCCCCAACAGCCACGGCGTAGAGAGAAAAAGCTAGAATCAGttcctttatttattttttgaaacgaggcaaaagatttgccattTCATTGATTAAGAAGAAGGTTTCAGACAAAGCCGCAAGCGGCAAAAGGTAAAAGATTACTCTCGCGGCATTACAATACCCAAGTGCTTGGCACCTGCCAAAGCCCAAAGCGACACCTCTTGCTTGATCTTGTTAATGATTACCACCGGAGGGACTGCAACGTTGCGAAAGACTCTCGCGTTGCGCTCGGACCAAATCTCCCATGAGATGAGCATCATCAATGAGGCAAGGGCTTTGGGCGAGCTGAGACGAATCTGAAGGTTATCGTTCCACCATCCTTTGACCGAAGCGCTCGCCGACCAAGAAGAAGTAGAGATGTGGTGCATTCATGTGAGCCTTTTATTTGTAGGTAGGCTATCTATGTCAATTCGGAAAATTTGCTAGACATGATACAATAATTCGGTCTTGAAGTTTCTTCACCCGTGCTCTCTTCGTCCTTGTACTAACTTCATTGAATTAATAAAGTaatttttttctttcaaaaagATTAATAGTAAAGTGAGTTCATCGTTTAAAAGATTGAATTACATTGGGTAGGCCTTTTTTGAGCTACACAATCACTCACAAATGTGTGCAGCCACCACCACATATGTAGATCAATTGCTAAAGCGAAAGATGAATTTGTGATTTCAGCACCTCACTACTGGAAACAGGCGAAGCTCCGAGTGTAGCTAGGATAAAGGTCACCATCGATATACCAGGCCTTATCCACACATATCCAAGTGGAGCATCCCCATAGGCCGCTCCTACGGCAACAAATCTATTCCATCCACTGCAAGTGATCCACATCAGGAATGGCCCCACAACAATCTCCCCCTCTCGTTTGCTCTCGCCACCGCGCGTCTCCATCCGTGCCTGTAGCAGGCAGCACCCACCAGGAAATAAGAGCTAGCCGGCCGGTGCTCCACACGGAGACGTACGACCATTCGCATCGCAGCACACCAGCTTAGAcatggccgccgccgccacctccaccGTCTCCGGCCTCGCCGGCGCCGCGCTCGCCCGCCGGCCAGCCTTCTCTACCAGTACGTGCCATAGTCGACCTCTTATTTGACATTTATGTTGTGTGTGTTGAAATGTTGGATCTGTGTACGTACGTGCGTAGGCTTCACGAGTGGCGGCCGGGTGTCGGCGAGGAACCCGCTGATGACAAGGAACCTGGAGAGGAACGGCAGGATCACCTGCATGACGTAAAAAGACGACTCTGTTTTACACATACATCGGCGTGTGAGTTGCCGTGTCACTGACGGATTGTTTGTTTCGCGTTGCTGGGCGATCAGGTTCCCGCGGGACTGGCTGCGGAGGGACCTGAACGTGATCGGGTTCGGGCTGATCGGGTGGCTGGCGCCGTCGAGCATCCCGCTGATCAACGGCAACAGCCTGACGGGGCTCTTCTTCTCCAGCATCGGCGAGGAGCTCGCCCACTTCCCCTCGCCCCCGGCTCTCCAGTCGCAGTTCTGGTCAGGATAAACCCAAACCACTCGTCATCACACACACGCACTAGTCACCAGCAGTATATATGCTTGTGTTTCAACTTGGGGTTTGATTCTGGTTAAATATAATTGACACTGCAGGCTGTGGTTGGTGACGTGGCACCTGGGTCTGTTCATCGCGCTCACCTTCGGCCAGATCGGGTTCAAGGGCAGGACCGAGGACTACTTCCAGAAGTAGTGAATTAACTAGCTTTGGTTCATGCATGTGCGTCGTCCTTAGGCTGCTCAAGGGCTGCTTCTGCGCATGCGTGTTCAATGTAAAATCTGTCATGCCTTTTGGTTTTGTGCATGCGTCTGGCTTCGCAAGCCGTGTGATTCCTGTTTGTTAATTAcctcttccatgctaagcacaaAACTGAgttcaacaacaacaacaacaaaaaaatcAATTTGTCACCATGGCATGTACTTTTTGCGaaaaaactttcaatctattcatcaaACATCATGGCAATACAAAGGACACAAATAATACAAATTACATTCATGTCCATATGACGACTAAAAGCATGGGAGCAAGCCAAACATGCGGCGTCATCATC contains:
- the LOC125536082 gene encoding photosystem I subunit O, whose translation is MAAAATSTVSGLAGAALARRPAFSTSFTSGGRVSARNPLMTRNLERNGRITCMTFPRDWLRRDLNVIGFGLIGWLAPSSIPLINGNSLTGLFFSSIGEELAHFPSPPALQSQFWLWLVTWHLGLFIALTFGQIGFKGRTEDYFQK